In Sediminitomix flava, a single genomic region encodes these proteins:
- a CDS encoding SusC/RagA family TonB-linked outer membrane protein, with protein sequence MKLKTLLLSFFISLVSILSYAQERVISGQVTSVTDKTGIPGISVIIKDTDLGTATSLDGNFKLTIPEGTSVLVFSGIGYITKEVNIGSRSIVDVVLEEDIDQLEEVVVTALGTTREKRAVGYAVQTVDGESLATVKADNVVKSLAGKVAGVQVRSSSNVGGGSSIIIRGNSSLSGNNQPLFVVDGIPVSNNYSAGGAFGGRDYGNGAADINPDDIENMTVLKGASATALYGSRGANGVIIITTKSGQKTKGWGVSVNTGVTFSKINEATLPNYQNEYGGGYSQEFETFTFDPSIHPAEWAQFDGDLIAAYGDDASWGPKLDGTLVRHWDSWDPTDTDNFGKLRPWSPTENGIEHLFSTGVIYNNNVSLSKAGEFGNFRVSFTNYDLTGTLPNSNQVRNTLNINSTVKLTDKLSSTVLANYVQTETIGRPGTGYAAADGNAIMASFGLWHQRQLDLSRMEQYQNANGVQRTWNMHNPNYYGPNTDVPVYAASYWDNPYWTRQKNYVNDYKDRFYGKWEATLEVKDWLKFVGRVAMDYYNEERENRTAKGGVVEFVDRGLYPAYGRSMRSNLEVNYEAFAMINKDITSDLNFSAQIGANRRTERWTYMGLSTSQGLVLDDLYSIGNTANDNVGFGENYIPKEVQAVFGVFSFGYKNMIYLESSLRNEWASTLPASHSFFYPSTSASFVFSELPFLSDSRVLSFGKIRAGISKVGNAPGAFLLGNYYYPGSKYDSELPTYYPSSILTSPDLLPEVTVEREVGLELSFLENRISLDAAYYNKLSSDQFVNQPIPGSSGNYRSFGNGGEIEVKGFELMINATPIRTEAFSWNIGVNFEKSQSTVITIAEGTESLTIGSIYDVSLVHRPGMPYGSIVGTDYVYNDKGEKMIGDDGYYLISDPKVIGDINPDWVAGFTNTFTYKGLSLSAVFDMRQGGELFSQTHRWGVSNGLLEETVGNNDLGNPVRNPVTEDNTSGGVILNGVLEDGSQNTTRVAMNYNGAAADYHNPESASVFDAGYIKLRDVSLAYQLPNKITEKWGIRNLTLTATGRNLAILKRDSPHIDPELTYGVGNFQGMEIGFLPTERSYGFNLKFDF encoded by the coding sequence ATGAAGCTCAAAACTTTATTACTTTCATTTTTTATCTCTTTAGTGAGCATACTCTCTTATGCACAAGAAAGGGTGATAAGCGGTCAAGTTACTTCGGTAACTGACAAAACTGGAATTCCCGGAATTTCAGTCATAATTAAAGATACAGATCTTGGAACGGCTACATCATTAGATGGGAATTTTAAACTGACAATTCCTGAAGGTACTTCTGTTTTGGTCTTTTCAGGGATTGGCTACATCACAAAAGAAGTTAATATTGGCTCTCGTTCTATCGTAGATGTAGTATTGGAAGAAGATATCGATCAATTAGAGGAAGTAGTTGTAACTGCTTTAGGTACAACTCGTGAGAAAAGAGCCGTCGGATATGCTGTGCAAACAGTTGATGGCGAAAGTTTAGCAACGGTAAAAGCCGATAACGTTGTAAAATCTTTAGCGGGTAAAGTAGCTGGGGTACAGGTTCGGTCAAGTAGTAATGTAGGTGGAGGAAGTAGTATTATCATACGTGGAAACTCTTCTCTTAGTGGTAATAACCAACCGTTATTTGTCGTTGACGGAATACCTGTCTCAAATAACTATTCTGCAGGTGGAGCATTTGGTGGTAGAGATTATGGAAATGGCGCAGCTGATATCAACCCAGATGATATTGAAAATATGACTGTTTTGAAAGGGGCAAGTGCAACAGCTCTTTATGGTTCTAGAGGTGCAAATGGTGTAATTATAATTACTACAAAATCAGGTCAGAAAACTAAGGGATGGGGTGTCTCTGTAAATACAGGAGTTACATTTTCAAAAATAAATGAGGCTACTTTACCTAATTATCAGAATGAATATGGTGGAGGTTATTCTCAAGAGTTTGAAACTTTTACTTTTGATCCCTCTATTCACCCTGCCGAATGGGCTCAATTTGATGGAGATTTGATTGCTGCCTATGGAGATGATGCAAGTTGGGGACCAAAGCTTGATGGTACTCTAGTTAGACATTGGGATAGTTGGGATCCTACAGATACTGACAACTTCGGTAAACTACGTCCTTGGTCTCCAACAGAGAATGGAATTGAGCACCTATTTTCAACTGGAGTGATCTATAACAACAATGTATCCTTATCAAAAGCGGGAGAGTTTGGGAACTTTAGAGTGAGTTTTACGAACTACGATTTGACTGGTACACTACCAAATAGTAATCAAGTTAGAAATACCTTGAATATCAATTCGACTGTTAAACTTACTGACAAGTTATCTTCAACTGTACTAGCAAACTATGTTCAAACAGAGACTATTGGACGTCCGGGAACTGGTTATGCGGCTGCTGATGGTAATGCGATTATGGCTTCATTTGGTCTATGGCACCAACGTCAATTGGATTTGTCGAGAATGGAACAATACCAAAATGCAAATGGTGTTCAGCGTACTTGGAATATGCATAATCCAAATTATTATGGACCAAATACTGATGTGCCAGTTTATGCAGCATCATATTGGGATAATCCTTATTGGACTCGCCAGAAAAACTATGTAAATGATTATAAGGATCGTTTTTATGGGAAATGGGAGGCGACTTTAGAAGTAAAAGATTGGTTAAAGTTCGTTGGACGAGTTGCAATGGATTATTACAATGAAGAGCGAGAAAATAGAACTGCTAAAGGTGGAGTTGTTGAATTTGTAGATCGAGGTCTTTATCCAGCTTACGGCAGAAGCATGAGAAGCAATCTAGAGGTGAACTATGAAGCTTTTGCGATGATTAATAAGGATATTACTAGTGACCTGAATTTCTCAGCTCAAATTGGTGCAAATCGTAGAACTGAGAGATGGACTTACATGGGACTATCAACAAGTCAAGGTTTGGTTTTAGATGATCTATATTCTATTGGTAATACTGCAAATGATAATGTAGGATTTGGAGAGAATTATATTCCAAAAGAAGTACAAGCAGTTTTTGGTGTGTTCTCTTTTGGGTATAAAAATATGATTTACTTAGAATCATCGCTTAGAAATGAGTGGGCATCTACTTTACCTGCGTCACATTCATTCTTCTATCCATCAACTTCAGCATCTTTTGTTTTCAGTGAATTACCATTCTTATCAGACTCTAGAGTATTGTCTTTTGGTAAAATTAGAGCTGGTATTTCTAAGGTAGGTAATGCTCCAGGCGCATTCTTGTTAGGAAATTATTATTATCCTGGAAGCAAGTACGACAGTGAATTACCAACGTATTATCCTTCTAGCATTTTAACTTCTCCAGATTTATTACCAGAAGTTACAGTTGAAAGAGAGGTGGGACTTGAACTTTCATTCTTAGAAAATAGAATCAGTTTAGATGCTGCTTATTATAACAAATTAAGTAGTGACCAATTTGTCAATCAGCCAATTCCTGGTTCATCTGGAAATTATAGAAGCTTTGGAAATGGTGGCGAAATAGAAGTAAAAGGATTTGAATTGATGATAAATGCTACACCAATCAGAACGGAAGCATTTTCATGGAACATTGGAGTTAACTTCGAAAAATCACAGAGTACAGTTATTACAATTGCAGAGGGAACAGAGTCATTGACAATCGGTTCAATTTATGATGTGAGCCTTGTCCATAGACCAGGAATGCCTTATGGTTCTATCGTAGGTACTGATTATGTCTACAATGACAAAGGAGAGAAAATGATTGGTGATGATGGTTATTACCTTATTTCTGATCCAAAAGTTATAGGAGATATTAACCCTGATTGGGTTGCTGGTTTTACAAACACATTTACATATAAAGGATTGTCTTTATCTGCTGTATTTGATATGCGTCAAGGAGGAGAATTATTCTCTCAAACCCATAGATGGGGGGTAAGTAACGGTCTTTTGGAAGAAACTGTTGGTAATAATGATTTAGGAAATCCTGTTCGTAACCCAGTTACTGAGGATAATACTTCTGGTGGTGTGATCTTGAATGGTGTTTTAGAAGATGGTTCTCAAAATACAACAAGAGTAGCAATGAATTATAACGGTGCTGCTGCGGATTACCACAATCCAGAATCTGCTTCGGTATTTGATGCTGGGTATATCAAACTTCGTGATGTGAGTCTAGCATATCAGTTGCCAAATAAAATTACAGAAAAGTGGGGAATAAGAAATTTAACACTAACAGCAACTGGTAGAAACCTTGCTATTCTAAAAAGAGATAGCCCACATATTGACCCTGAGTTGACATATGGTGTTGGTAATTTCCAAGGTATGGAAATCGGTTTCCTACCAACGGAAAGATCGTATGGTTTTAACTTGAAATTTGACTTCTAG
- a CDS encoding META domain-containing protein gives MRLLKYLSSILLVGLITYSCSPQKSNETTEEKQSNDITSKTSNPEDWKDEFDDGFHFIGIGENHEWTIKVIFDKNVTFNHPKKNITVSHPFPDEFHNGENMVIVKHISEDSTGYKLVIKKGECHLTDEKNMPFKHHVEVDVRREEGVETFMGCGLFINDIKLNDIWALVEMNGEKLKTENFPDGMPRLEFNISDSRVNGNGGCNEIMGPMDAEGDRITFGMLVATRKACPNMDFEQKFLTALTKKTLKYVIGDGLLTLVGDDGSKLTFKKVD, from the coding sequence ATGAGATTGTTGAAATATTTATCATCCATATTATTAGTAGGACTCATCACTTATTCTTGCTCTCCTCAAAAAAGTAATGAAACAACTGAAGAGAAGCAATCAAATGATATAACAAGTAAAACTTCAAACCCTGAAGATTGGAAAGATGAGTTTGACGATGGCTTCCACTTCATTGGAATAGGTGAAAATCATGAATGGACTATCAAAGTAATTTTTGATAAAAATGTCACATTCAATCACCCTAAGAAAAATATTACTGTCTCGCATCCTTTTCCAGATGAATTTCATAATGGAGAAAATATGGTAATTGTGAAACATATTTCCGAAGATTCAACTGGGTATAAGCTAGTCATCAAAAAAGGGGAATGCCATCTTACTGATGAAAAAAATATGCCTTTCAAACATCATGTGGAAGTTGATGTGCGAAGAGAAGAAGGCGTTGAAACTTTTATGGGATGTGGGCTTTTCATTAATGATATTAAATTGAATGATATTTGGGCACTCGTGGAAATGAATGGTGAAAAACTCAAAACCGAAAACTTCCCAGACGGAATGCCACGATTAGAATTTAATATTTCTGATAGTCGAGTAAATGGAAATGGGGGCTGTAACGAAATAATGGGACCAATGGATGCTGAAGGTGACCGAATTACTTTTGGAATGCTTGTAGCCACAAGAAAAGCTTGCCCAAATATGGACTTTGAACAAAAGTTCTTAACTGCTTTAACCAAAAAGACTCTTAAATATGTTATTGGAGACGGTCTTTTAACTCTTGTTGGTGATGATGGTTCTAAACTGACATTCAAAAAAGTAGATTAA
- a CDS encoding GlsB/YeaQ/YmgE family stress response membrane protein → MGILSWIIFGLIAGALAKWIMPGDDPGGVIVTIVIGVVGAVVGGYIGSLIGWGEVDGFNIKSFATAIGGALVLLFAYRKIKG, encoded by the coding sequence ATGGGTATTTTATCTTGGATTATTTTTGGATTGATAGCAGGGGCTTTAGCGAAATGGATAATGCCAGGCGATGACCCTGGAGGGGTTATTGTCACTATCGTAATTGGTGTTGTTGGAGCTGTAGTAGGAGGTTATATTGGTTCACTAATTGGATGGGGTGAAGTAGACGGGTTCAATATCAAGAGTTTTGCTACGGCAATTGGAGGTGCTTTAGTACTTCTTTTCGCTTATCGAAAGATAAAAGGCTAG
- a CDS encoding CAP domain-containing protein, with the protein MKRIRNYLLTISLFIIVGCDSDVEPNVGKLEVNLDKAKILELVNQSRWEGAMCGSTAKESVPALKWNDKLAKAALDHSNDMYNNDYFSHTSPDGTNFSKRATNAGYEGRPMGENIAWGYSSEEAVMKGWMNSPGHCKNIMIGNATEIGVAKSDQGNYWTMVLGKE; encoded by the coding sequence ATGAAGAGAATACGAAATTATCTACTAACAATTAGCCTATTTATTATTGTGGGATGTGATTCAGATGTAGAACCAAATGTTGGGAAATTAGAAGTAAACCTCGATAAAGCAAAGATACTTGAGTTAGTCAATCAATCCCGTTGGGAAGGAGCAATGTGTGGTAGTACAGCAAAAGAATCTGTTCCAGCCTTGAAATGGAATGATAAGTTAGCTAAGGCTGCTTTAGACCATTCTAATGATATGTACAATAATGACTATTTCAGTCACACTAGCCCAGATGGAACAAACTTTAGTAAAAGAGCAACTAATGCAGGTTATGAAGGACGACCAATGGGAGAAAATATTGCTTGGGGGTATAGTTCTGAAGAAGCAGTAATGAAAGGCTGGATGAATAGTCCTGGACACTGTAAGAATATCATGATTGGAAATGCAACTGAGATTGGAGTAGCCAAATCAGATCAAGGAAACTACTGGACAATGGTTTTAGGTAAAGAATAA
- a CDS encoding SusD/RagB family nutrient-binding outer membrane lipoprotein encodes MMKKIILLLIGFFIFMSSCTDGFEELNTDPKTPIGQTDPSFILPTALNSLMNHHVYTGAVNENQLGTFSQYFAKYDYTNENIYDFRGNMFDTHWGSLYRSIAVFRDIARLVEVAPYNNGLSQSALNNRKAVSEIMEIWCFHQLTDQFGDVPYSEAAQSPDIVTPKYDKQSDIYPDLIKRLGAVVESIDTSAEGFGPTDVFFDGDMNRWVVFANSLKLRLAMRLADIDPSVASTAVNEALTAGVLDSNNDNIKYYFNTANAFMSPLRRNDGEAGWVDVLICETFTDVVNEVEDPRRWYMMYGWGPEDKPFNGYPLTYQTKGEFPHGDWGYAFLGWNFRYGDERDYPWAHILIDYAEVEFLKAEAVERGFIGGDAALHYTNAVTASLEYWEVGSDAITTYLSRPDVAYATAEGTWKQKIGTQKYIAFFPQSSEAFAEQRRLDYPALTPPVLVSGQLTQADIATRLPYPISEVNMNPINTTAAIDGIGGENSITTKVWWDVN; translated from the coding sequence ATGATGAAAAAGATTATATTATTATTGATAGGCTTCTTCATATTTATGTCATCATGTACAGATGGTTTTGAAGAGCTAAATACAGACCCTAAAACACCAATTGGACAAACTGATCCTAGTTTTATTTTGCCAACGGCACTCAATAGCTTGATGAATCATCATGTTTATACAGGTGCGGTAAATGAAAACCAGTTGGGTACATTCTCTCAATATTTTGCCAAGTATGATTATACCAATGAAAACATATATGATTTTAGAGGAAATATGTTTGATACACATTGGGGAAGTTTATACAGAAGCATTGCTGTTTTTAGAGATATAGCTCGTTTGGTAGAAGTTGCTCCATACAATAACGGATTATCACAAAGCGCTTTAAATAACAGAAAAGCTGTTTCTGAAATCATGGAAATTTGGTGTTTCCATCAATTGACGGATCAATTTGGAGATGTTCCATATTCTGAAGCAGCTCAATCACCTGATATCGTTACGCCTAAATATGATAAGCAATCAGATATTTATCCTGATCTTATCAAAAGACTAGGGGCTGTTGTAGAGTCAATTGATACTTCTGCTGAAGGTTTTGGCCCTACGGATGTGTTTTTTGATGGAGATATGAACAGATGGGTAGTTTTTGCTAATAGTTTGAAGCTCAGATTAGCTATGCGTTTAGCAGATATTGATCCTTCTGTGGCTTCAACAGCTGTCAATGAGGCTCTAACAGCTGGAGTATTAGATTCAAATAATGATAACATCAAATATTATTTTAATACGGCTAATGCATTTATGAGTCCATTGAGAAGAAATGATGGTGAAGCCGGTTGGGTAGATGTTTTGATTTGTGAAACGTTTACGGATGTTGTAAATGAAGTAGAAGACCCAAGAAGATGGTATATGATGTATGGGTGGGGACCAGAGGATAAACCATTTAATGGTTATCCACTAACTTATCAGACAAAAGGAGAATTTCCTCATGGCGATTGGGGGTATGCATTTTTGGGTTGGAATTTCAGATATGGAGATGAAAGAGATTACCCTTGGGCTCATATTTTAATAGATTATGCTGAAGTAGAGTTTTTAAAGGCAGAAGCAGTTGAAAGAGGTTTTATTGGTGGTGATGCAGCACTGCATTATACAAACGCTGTCACAGCTTCTTTGGAATATTGGGAAGTAGGTAGTGATGCGATCACTACTTATTTATCTAGACCAGATGTAGCTTATGCTACTGCTGAAGGTACTTGGAAACAGAAAATAGGAACGCAAAAATATATTGCTTTCTTTCCTCAATCTTCAGAAGCTTTTGCTGAACAACGTCGTTTAGATTATCCGGCTTTGACTCCTCCAGTATTAGTTTCTGGACAATTGACTCAAGCAGATATAGCGACAAGGTTACCTTATCCTATTTCTGAAGTTAATATGAATCCGATAAATACTACCGCAGCAATAGATGGAATTGGTGGTGAAAATAGTATCACTACTAAAGTATGGTGGGATGTAAATTAG
- a CDS encoding winged helix-turn-helix domain-containing protein: MKDILSKLNKAFENRLRLGIMSVLIANEQADFLFLKEHLKATDGNLASHTNSLEKLGYLSIEKKFVGKKPKTIFHLTEEGRKAFTDHLNALEELIKNPYK, translated from the coding sequence GTGAAAGATATACTGAGTAAGTTAAATAAGGCATTTGAAAATCGACTTCGGCTAGGAATAATGTCAGTTCTGATAGCTAATGAGCAGGCTGATTTTCTGTTTTTGAAAGAACATTTGAAGGCTACTGATGGGAACTTAGCTAGCCACACAAATTCCTTAGAAAAATTAGGGTATTTATCTATCGAAAAGAAGTTTGTCGGAAAAAAGCCAAAGACGATTTTTCATCTCACAGAAGAAGGTCGAAAAGCTTTCACTGACCACCTGAATGCCCTTGAAGAGCTAATTAAAAACCCCTATAAATAG
- a CDS encoding fasciclin domain-containing protein, which yields MKKSILLFFYLLCISIIIPSCDDDDDNGSGGGTTENILEVLESNEDYSLLVFAIKEAGLESILTSEAQDLTLFAPSNAAFSAVGIDSAAIESINTDTLASLLSYHVLGSEVKSTNLPEEPSWVTTLGPSGFGESLFSLYVDAGNLTLNGSSPLDTDNLDIDASNGVIHGLDAVLSPQSLEEVLDVTDDLSTLDSVLMVLDLTFDEEEGPYTLFAPDNDAFADLVDDLMDADEETIIGILSNHLIMGVNVNSGDLSDGQEIEMASGLMLTVNIDGDDITLSADGFEDAEVTVADIQGTDGVVHIIDEVIVESDGDMGGNADEDLLSVLKADEDYSLLVFALGATDLDSVIADTTAEFTIFAPDNDAFTDLGLTDSTTIADFDTDTLTSILLYHVLTSKVTSEDLPEDGTYVSTASPISFVDGDTVNASLLINTESLKLNGDIGIEADDIDIMAKNGVIHGIESVLLVPSLADVIGFDDRLEGLGAALDTAGIDLGTLTAPSTLFAPDTAAFNSLGDDLGDVLSQLNSDGDLEGILLTHVVAESNVVSSSVEDGGTADAVSEVTLTFGVSGDNITVSTTESSGTVQIADIQTTDGIIHVIDGVLLPPSQQ from the coding sequence ATGAAAAAGTCAATATTATTATTTTTCTATTTACTCTGTATTTCTATTATCATCCCTTCGTGTGATGACGATGATGACAATGGTTCTGGAGGTGGTACCACTGAGAACATTCTTGAAGTACTTGAAAGTAATGAAGACTATAGTCTTTTAGTTTTTGCAATTAAAGAGGCAGGACTTGAAAGTATCCTAACAAGTGAGGCCCAAGATTTAACGCTATTCGCTCCATCAAATGCTGCTTTTAGTGCTGTAGGTATTGATTCAGCTGCTATTGAAAGTATCAATACAGACACCTTGGCAAGCCTATTAAGTTACCATGTATTAGGCTCAGAAGTAAAATCAACAAACTTACCTGAAGAACCATCTTGGGTGACAACTCTAGGCCCTTCTGGATTTGGTGAAAGTTTATTCTCATTGTATGTAGATGCAGGTAATCTTACCTTAAACGGCTCTTCTCCGTTAGATACAGACAACCTTGACATAGATGCATCTAATGGAGTCATCCACGGTCTAGATGCAGTACTTTCTCCACAAAGTTTAGAGGAAGTTCTTGACGTGACAGATGACCTGAGTACACTTGACTCAGTTTTAATGGTATTAGACCTTACTTTTGATGAAGAAGAAGGTCCTTACACATTGTTTGCACCAGATAATGATGCATTTGCAGACCTTGTAGATGACCTCATGGATGCTGATGAAGAAACTATTATCGGTATTTTATCGAATCATCTTATCATGGGTGTGAATGTAAATTCAGGAGATTTAAGTGACGGTCAAGAAATTGAAATGGCTAGCGGATTAATGCTTACAGTAAATATTGATGGAGATGACATCACTTTAAGTGCTGATGGCTTTGAAGATGCAGAGGTTACTGTAGCTGATATTCAGGGTACTGATGGAGTTGTACATATTATTGATGAAGTGATTGTTGAAAGCGATGGTGACATGGGGGGCAATGCCGATGAGGACTTACTTTCAGTATTAAAAGCTGACGAAGACTATTCACTATTAGTATTTGCACTAGGTGCTACTGATCTAGATTCTGTAATAGCAGACACAACAGCCGAGTTTACAATCTTTGCACCAGATAATGATGCCTTTACGGACTTAGGTCTTACTGATTCAACTACTATTGCTGATTTCGATACAGATACACTTACAAGCATCTTGTTGTATCATGTATTGACATCTAAAGTAACATCTGAAGATCTTCCTGAAGATGGGACTTATGTTTCAACAGCCTCTCCTATCTCATTTGTTGATGGAGATACTGTAAATGCCTCACTACTAATCAACACTGAATCATTGAAACTAAATGGTGATATTGGAATTGAAGCTGATGATATTGATATCATGGCTAAAAATGGTGTAATACATGGTATTGAAAGTGTACTATTAGTTCCTTCTTTGGCTGATGTTATCGGCTTTGATGATAGATTAGAAGGATTAGGAGCCGCTTTAGACACTGCTGGTATAGACTTAGGAACACTAACAGCACCGTCTACTCTTTTCGCACCTGATACAGCCGCCTTTAACAGTCTAGGTGATGATTTAGGGGATGTTCTTAGCCAATTAAACTCAGATGGTGATTTGGAAGGAATTCTTCTTACTCATGTTGTTGCTGAATCAAATGTAGTGTCTAGTTCAGTAGAAGATGGAGGTACAGCTGATGCTGTAAGTGAAGTCACACTTACATTTGGCGTATCTGGAGATAATATTACTGTATCTACAACAGAATCTAGTGGAACAGTTCAGATTGCAGATATTCAAACAACTGATGGAATTATTCATGTGATTGATGGTGTCTTACTTCCACCATCTCAACAGTAA
- the creD gene encoding cell envelope integrity protein CreD, giving the protein MKEKNVFERTNEKISNSISLRLLLIGFIMLILSWPIGSIMNLIEERSKRQEQATEEIHKKWGRSQHISAFILSIPYTEEEIITNDKNLKEKVIIDRVMYLLADDLLISGDTKTDKRARGIFEVPVYSSQLNIKGSFIGDEILKSGIPLEDIKWDDAKIHLGMSDFRGIKENLILKWGKDEVPFETADEHMPTSLTGMSCPVDISVFKEKGQRISFETELIFNGSSYLYFSPFGKNTKVEIKSDWLHPKFDGAHFPDQKEIGEDGFTASWKLIHLNRTYPQLITSKIKDLHTSDFGVNFLTPLDEYQKSMRSAKYAMLIIALTFLVYFFIQVKNKVQIHPIQYGLVGFALCVFYILLVALSEHISFNFSYLIASTATVILISSYSRSIVKRFKLIRVLFGSILAVYWFVFGIIQSEDYALLMGSIGLFVVLGVVMFISKDVNWYNNIATEDQETELLEEDSNGNE; this is encoded by the coding sequence ATGAAAGAAAAAAATGTTTTTGAGCGTACAAATGAGAAAATTTCTAATTCTATTTCACTTAGATTATTACTTATAGGTTTTATAATGCTGATTCTCAGTTGGCCTATAGGTAGCATTATGAATCTGATTGAAGAAAGAAGTAAAAGACAAGAGCAAGCAACAGAAGAGATTCATAAAAAATGGGGACGATCACAGCACATTTCAGCTTTCATTTTATCTATTCCTTATACTGAAGAAGAGATAATTACGAATGACAAGAATTTAAAAGAAAAAGTCATAATTGATCGGGTAATGTATTTGTTAGCTGATGATTTATTAATAAGTGGAGATACTAAAACAGACAAGAGAGCCAGAGGGATTTTTGAGGTGCCAGTCTATAGTTCTCAGTTAAATATAAAAGGAAGTTTTATCGGAGATGAAATTTTGAAGTCTGGAATTCCTTTGGAGGATATAAAATGGGATGATGCTAAAATTCATTTAGGAATGAGTGATTTTAGAGGTATAAAAGAGAATCTTATTCTCAAATGGGGAAAAGATGAAGTACCTTTTGAAACAGCAGATGAACATATGCCTACGAGCCTTACGGGAATGTCTTGTCCTGTTGATATTTCAGTTTTCAAAGAAAAAGGACAGCGTATCTCTTTTGAAACAGAATTAATATTTAACGGAAGCTCTTATCTCTATTTTTCACCTTTCGGAAAAAATACAAAAGTAGAAATTAAATCAGATTGGTTACATCCTAAATTTGATGGAGCACATTTCCCAGATCAGAAAGAAATAGGAGAAGATGGATTTACAGCAAGCTGGAAACTGATACATTTAAATAGAACCTATCCTCAATTAATTACTTCAAAGATTAAAGATTTACATACTTCAGATTTTGGAGTTAATTTCTTAACACCACTTGACGAATATCAGAAAAGTATGCGTTCTGCAAAATATGCAATGCTGATTATAGCATTAACTTTCTTAGTTTACTTTTTCATTCAGGTCAAAAATAAAGTCCAAATCCACCCCATTCAATATGGATTAGTCGGTTTTGCTTTATGTGTTTTTTATATCCTTTTGGTAGCACTTTCGGAGCATATATCTTTCAATTTTAGTTATCTCATAGCAAGTACAGCCACAGTAATACTGATTAGTAGTTATAGCAGATCAATCGTAAAAAGGTTTAAACTAATTAGAGTTTTATTTGGAAGTATTTTGGCGGTTTATTGGTTTGTATTTGGAATTATTCAGTCAGAAGATTACGCCCTTTTGATGGGAAGTATTGGTCTTTTTGTTGTCTTAGGAGTTGTCATGTTTATTTCGAAAGATGTCAATTGGTATAATAATATAGCTACCGAAGATCAAGAAACAGAATTACTTGAAGAAGATAGTAATGGGAATGAATAA